From the Thunnus albacares chromosome 24, fThuAlb1.1, whole genome shotgun sequence genome, one window contains:
- the LOC122976059 gene encoding NLR family CARD domain-containing protein 3-like translates to MDQCEDREEGVPPSKRSRRGEHDSQTKAQRRTRTQHKPDSAGPEPEPEPEPSCVSFKSDESMQPPLAFKNQHSSQKEVDQESSEVPSGQSAQLHQTHLDSIFMLLEENIVTFVKKELKKMQKILQSPDYPECLERQREDEEVLDSEEEEQRRSSREAFLKITLHFLRRMKQEELADCLQSRNPAGCQSKLKSNLQKKFQCVFEGIAKAGNPTLLNQIFTELYITEGGTAEVNDEHEVRQIETASRKPVRPETTIRQEDIFKASSGRDEPIRTVMTKGVAGIGKTVLTQKFTLDWAENKANKDIHFTFPFTFRELNVLKDQKYSLVELVHHFFTETKEAGICRFEEFQVVFIFDGLDECRIPLDFHNNEILTDVTESTSVDVLLTNLIRGKLLPSARLWITTRPAAANQIPPECVCMLTEVRGFTDPQKEEYFRKRFRNKKQASTIISHIKTSRSIHIMCHIPVFCWITATVLEDVLKSREGRELPKTLTEMYIHFLVVQAKLKNIKYDGGAETDPHWSPDTRKMIESLGKLAFEQLQKGNLIFYESDLTNCGIDIRAASVCSGVFTQILKEETGLYQDKIFCFVHLSVQEFLAALHVHLTFINSGLNLLEEEQTSQKSETKQESVMTHLYESAVDVALQSPNGHLDLFLRFLLGLSLQTNQNLLQDLLTQTGRNSQTYQETVDYIKKKISENLSTEKTINLFHCLNELNDRYLVEEMQQSLRSGSLSTDKLSPAQWSALVFILLSSEKDLDMFDLKKYSASEGALLRLLPVVKASSKALLCDCNLSVGSCAALSSVLSSQSTSLRELDLSNNNLQNSGVKLLSAGMESPHCTLETLSLSGCLITEEGCASLASALSSNPSHLRELDLSYNHPGDKGEKLLSAGLDDPHWGLDTVRLQPAGVRWLTPGLRKYFCELTLDPNTVNTKLKLSDNNRKVTYVEEDQSYPDHPDRFDGKPQLLCRDELTGRCYWEVEWRGSVLIAVSYRGISRKGGRADSWFGGNDQSWSLECSDGGYCVWHDKRGTDPSSSSSSVSNRVAVYVDCPAGTLSFYRVSSDTLIHLHTFNTTFTQPLYPGFVFWSSRFGHSVSLCSL, encoded by the exons AGTGGaccaggagagctcagaggttcccagtggtcagtctgcccagctgcatcaaacacacctggactccatatttatg ctgctggaggagaacattgtcacttttgtgaagaaagagctgaagaagatgcagaagaTTCTGCAGAGtccagattacccagaatgcttagaGCGTCaaagggaggatgaggaggtgttagacagtgaggaggaagagcagaggaggagcagcagagaggcatttctgaaaataacactgcacttcctgaggagaatgaagcaggaggagctggctgactgTCTGCAAAGCA GAAATCCTGCAGGCTGTCAGTCTAAACTCAAATCTAACCTGCAGaagaagttccagtgtgtgtttgaggggattgctaaagcaggaaacccaacaCTCCTGAATCAGATCTtcacagagctctacatcacagagggagggactgcggaggtcaatgatgaacacgaggtcagacagattgaaacagcatccaggaaaccagTCAGACCggaaacaacaatcagacaagaggacatctttaaagcctcatctggaagagatgaaccaatcaggacagtgatgacaaagggagtggctggcattgggaaaacagtcttaacacagaagttcactctggactgggctgaaaACAAAGCCAACAAGGACATACACtttacatttccattcactttcagagagctgaatgtgctgaaagaccaaaagtacagcttggtggaacttgttcatcacttctttactgaaaccaaagaagcaggaatctgcaggtttgaagagttccaggttgtgttcatctttgatggtctggatgagtgtcgaattcctctggacttccacaacaatgagatcctgactgatgttacagagtccacctcagtggatgtgctgctgacaaacctcatcagggggaaactgcttccctctgctcgcctctggataaccacacgacctgcagcagccaatcagatccctcctgagtgtgtttgcatgttgacagaggtcagagggttcactgacccacagaaggaggagtacttcaggaagagattcagaaaTAAGAAGCAGGCTAGCaccatcatctcccacatcaagacatcacgaagcatccacatcatgtgccacatcccagtcttctgctggatcactgctacagttctggaggatgtgttgaaaagcagagagggaagagagctGCCtaagaccctgactgagatgtacatccacttccttGTTGTTCAGGCCAAACTGAAGAACatcaagtatgatggaggagctgagactgatccacactggagtccagacaccaggaagatgattgagtctctaggaaaactggcttttgagcagctgcagaaaggcaatctgatcttctatgaatcagacctgacgAACTGTGGCATcgatatcagagcagcctcggtgtgctcaggagtgttcacacagatcttGAAAGAGGAGACagggctgtaccaggacaagATATTCTGCTTCGTccatctgagtgttcaggagtttctggctgctcttcatgtccatctgacattcatcaactctggaCTCAATCTTctagaagaagaacaaacatcccAGAAGTCTGAAACTAAACAAGAATCTGTAATGACACACCTCTACGAGAGTGCTGTGGACGTGGCCTTacagagtccaaatggacacctggacttgttcctccgctttctactgggtctttcactgcagaccaatcagaatCTCCTACAAGacctgctgacacagacaggaagaaacTCACAGACTTATCAGGAAACAGTCGAttacatcaagaagaagatcagtgagaatcTATCTACAGAGAAAACCATCAATCttttccactgtctgaatgaactgaatgatcgTTATCTCGTGGAGGAGATGCAACAGTCCCTGagatcaggaagtctctccacggataaactgtctcctgctcagtggtcagctctggtcttcatcttactgtcatcagaaaaagatctggacatgtttgacctgaagaaatactctgcttcgGAGGgggctcttctgaggctgctgccagttgTCAAAGCCTCcagcaaagctct GCTGTGTGACTGTAACCTCTCAGTGggaagctgtgcagctctttcctcagttctcagctcccagtccactagtctgagagagcttgattTGAGtaacaacaatcttcagaattcaggagtgaagctgctgtctgctggaatggagagtccacactgtacactggaaacaCTCAG cctgtcaggatgtctgatcacagaggaaggctgtgcttctctggcctcagctctgagctccaacccctcccatctgagagagcttgacctGAGCTACAACCATCCAGGAGACAaaggagagaagctgctgtctgctggactggatgATCCACATTGGGGACTGGACACTGTCAG gctgcagcctgctggagtccgatggttgacaccaggtctgaggaagt atttctgtgaactcacactggatccaaacacagtaaacacaaaactcaaactgtctgacaacaacaggaaggtgacataTGTGGAGgaggatcagtcatatcctgatcatccagacagatttgatggcaagcctcagctgctgtgtagagaTGAACTGACTGGtcgttgttactgggaggttgAGTGGAGAGGAAGCGTTTTGATAGcagtgagttacagaggaatcagcagGAAAGGAGGCAGAGCTGACTCCTGGTTTGGAGggaatgatcagtcctggagtctggaGTGCTCCGATGGTGGTTACTGTGTCTGGCACGATAAGAGAGGAAcagacccctcctcctcctcctcctctgtctctaacagagtagcagtgtatgtggactgtcctgctggcactctgtccttctacagagtctcctctgacacactgatccacctccacaccttcaacaccacattcactcagcctctgtatcCTGGGTTTGTGTTCTGGTCAAGCAGGTTTGGTcactcagtgtctctgtgttctctgtag